GAAACACAATCAGCAACCCAGTGAGACCTCTAATCCCATGGTATCACCAAGATATCTCCAAGGTAAGAGCATCTGTTTGGCCATATCTTGTTAGGGCCTCCTCTCCCCAAAGCCTGGGAGAGGAAAGAGTAGGGGCCAAAAGTATAACCACAGGCCCTTTCCTTCTGGGCCATAGTCTTCTCGGCTGTAGCTCTGACCACCTGAGCTCTGACATCATGGGACTTGGGGGTGCCCCATCAGTGAGGGAGGATAGGAGGTATCAGTCCTGAGAGACCCACCAACTAGTCCTTTGAATACCTGAAATAAAACAAGGACTAACACATGTAAGTAAGCTCTTTACtcagagaggacagacagagcaCAGGACTTGTATACACACACTTCACTCGGGGGGCACCTTGTTCCAAGGGAAGGAGGCCCACACCCCACTCCCAGAGCAGCTCCCTGTGGAGGGTGGACCTAGCCCCCAATTCCAGCCCATTCTGGTAAGAACTGTAATGGAGCAAGCAGGAGACAGTCTATAGGTCACATGTGGCTCCTGGCGACCTTATTTCCCAGTCCCCAGTTTATCCTTCATGTCCACAGGAGGATGTACTTGGTCCCTCCACAGGGAGGCTCCACATGGGTTCCACTGCATGTAACATCTTGCATATGGCCTCACCTGCATTATCCACGTGGGTGTGATGGGGTTTAGATCAGGACAGGAAATGGGCCTGGGCTGGGGTGGTGGCTGGGCAGGACTTTACTAAATGGCTAGAAAGCCTGGGAAATTCGGGGCTCAGAAGCAAATGATTTCCATGCCCAGCACACAATACACAAACACAGTAACACCCACTAGCCCAAGAAAACACAAAGAGCTTGGGTAAGCAAGCTAAGCCCTAGACAGACAGCAGGTCAGGCATCAGGGGCTGCACCAGCTGGAGCAGAGGGGCCTCTTCCACAATCAGGTAGGATGTCGCTACAGCAAGCCAGACAGAGGCAGTGTCTGTCCATCAGCTCCTGCAGCCCTGCGGAACATTCTTCTAGCTTTCCAGGCACAGCATTTCATCAGACAGGCCCTTACAGCAGCCGGTCAGTGCGTCTGCTGCGCCACACCACCAGGCCGGCCATCACCACGGTCAGCAAGACGGGCACTGCAATCAGTGGGATGAGCACCTCGTCTGGGGGGTCCTCCCAGTGGCCCCTATTCCTGGTGCAGTTGGAAAAGAACTGCCTGTGGATGCCGGTGATGAAGCTCTGGGCCAGCGGGTTGGGCCAGTAGCATCCGACAATGATGGTTTCCACCTCGGTGCAGTTAGTGAAGCGCTCGTAGTACCTGTAGAGGCAGAAGGTGAGACAGCTCGCCCGAGACCCCCCTCACATCTTCCCAAAGAGACAGGAAAAGAGTGATCTAGGCTCAGTTGCACTTGACCACCCAGAAAGTGGGTCTGGAAGTCACCTCTCTGCCTCAGATGGGTCTCTGTACCTACAGCCTTCAGTCTGTATCCCTGCTCACATCTATGACCATGAAGCCATGAGCTCCCTCCATGGCATGAGGGGCCCAGGGCCACAGCCACAGGAACCTGCAAGTGCTCTCATCGTCCAGGGACACCGAAGGGCACAAGAGAAGAATGTTTGTTGTCAGGGCTGGCTGCCTACCAACCAAATCAGTCTGCTGTCACATTGTCGGGTGGTGGCAAGGGGGTTAGACTTGTGAACTCCAGCTTCCACCTGTCTGTCTCCTACTGGCAAGTTGACACTCTGTCCCATTTGGCAGGAAACATGAGAAAACATGAAAAGGACTCCCAGCGAACCTCCCATGATGTCCAAATGGTTTCTCACCTAATGAGCCTCTGTTTGGTTCTAGAGACCAAACAAGGGCCACAGCCGCCCAGACCCAGAGTTCACCTTGGTATGTGCAAGGATGTCCCAGCAGTCACCTGGCCTGGGGTTAGGTCAGCAACCACTAGAGGTGGTGACCCCCCTGCCACTGggctctgggaggctgaggtcaatCTAAGAAGATCTGGAGGAAGCCCAGTGGGTGACTGCCCACAGCCAGCAGCTCAGGCTAGGGCCGCATTTGCTCAAGCCTGTGTTGAAGACAAAGGACAAACCCAGAAAGAGGATTCTGGCCCTGCCTCCCCAGAGGGTCAGGTCAGAGACCCACTTCTGCCTTCCTGTGCCATTCCAGGCCCTCCATATACAGGAAGGAGCTGCTTCCTGAAAGGAGTTTCAAAATGTCTGAACCCAGATTTCCCAAAGCATCTGTCTAGGAGTGAGAAATGGGGTAGCGGGAGTTGGCTGGGTCCCAGGCCTTCCTGTGTCCACTTATCTTGGGCAGGGCCCTGGAACCCAGGCAATCACTCAGTGAGGCTCCTGATTCATCCTAGTTGGGCTCTCAGAACACAGGTCCACCCCTGTGACCTCCCAGGTAACCTTGATAAGGACACCAGAAGGAAAGAAGTCTGGAACCCTCGTCCAGACACATAGGTCCCAtgtaggctgtggtggtttgattcaggtgtcccccataaacttaagtgttctgaatgctaggttcccagctgatggagatttgggaaccaatgcctcctggaggcagtgtattgttgggggcaggcttatgggtattatagccagtgtccccttgccagtgtttggcacactctcctgttgctattgtccacctgatgttggccagggggtgatacccaccctctgttcatgccatcattttccctgccatcgtggagcttcccctagtgtctgtaagccaaaataaaccttttttcccacaagctgctcttggtcgggtgattttggccagcaatgcaaacctgactacaacagggatTTGACTCTGATGGAGCCCGTGGACATGTCCAAACTCTGGGGACATTTCAACAACCAGACTGGTAGGCaaactctctctttcccccaatGTTCCTCCTGCAAAGCCCCAGACTCCACTGCCCACATACCCCTGCCTCAGCAGCTGATCTGAGACAGGGAGCCATCTAACACTCCAGAAAAACCTTATGCCTCAAAAGCACCTGGCATCTCTGTGTGAAGAAAACCACATGCTGTGACCGCCATGCCTCCAGGGCCTTTCCAGTGAACTGGGCCCCAAATACCACCCACCACGCAATGTCTGCAGGGCTCCCATTTGGCTGAGCCAGACAAGCTCCAGGGAGGATCCAAGGCCCAGGCCAGTTCATTCAAATGGCTGTGAAAAGAGCCATGGGAAGGACCTAGGTCCAGGCTAGTATGTGGGCAGGGCTAGGTGAGACTGTAGGAGGGCCGGGAGCAGGTGGCCAAGACATAAACAGTGTATGGGGGTGGCCAAGAGGCAGAGCAAGGTGGAATGGTCGGCACTGGGCTGATCCCGCAGCACAGCAGAGGACTCACACCATAAACTCGGACAGGTTACACCACTTCCAGACGTCCACTTTGCGCATCATAGTGGCGAAGGCCTTCCCACAGCGAGGCAGCCTTTCCAGCATTCCTGTCTCATTGCAGCAGCAGACTCGGGCACACCCACCTGGAGAGGGAATAACCATGACAAGGGGGACGTTCAAGGGACTCTGGCAAGTCTAACCTGTCccaacccctccttgttgatgtccTCTCTCTGGCCAGTCCTCCCTCAACCCTGACCCTGGAGCATGTCCTCTGAGACTATCAGAGCAGAATGTCAGCCAGGCCCCGGGCCAGAGTCTTCAGGAGTGGGCAAAGATCCTGGGTGCAGCTCCAACTTGGAGGTCTGGGCCACCTGCCGCAATCCTGAGAAGGGTTCAGTGACCTGAGGACCGTCCACAGCAGGAACTCTggggcagctgctgctgctgggttggCACAGACGTCCCAACCCTCTCAAAGCCCTGCTTCGATTCGGAGAAGCCTGAGGCCAAGGCCCAACAGGGACGTGCGCTCCCACCAATGGGGAAGCCTGTGGTGGTTCAGAGGCCTGTACTGCTCCTCACCACAggatttcctcagtacccaccccCTCCACTGCTTCTCACCAAGAAAGACCCCTCCCACCCTCCATAACCCACCAGCATCACGCCTGCTCCATTTCCAGGTGACAGAGCCACCCTACTTCAgtacctctgtggtggtttgattcaggtgtcccccataaacttaggtgttctgaatgctaggttcccagctgatggatatttgggaattaatgcctcctggagggagtgtattgttgggggtgggcttaagggctttatagccagtttccccatgccagtgtttggcacaccctcctgttgctgtggtccaccttatgttggccagggggtgatgtccaccctctgctcatgccatcgttttcccctgccatcatggagcttccccttgagcctgtaagccaaaataaatctctttttcccagaagctgctcttggttgggtgatttctaccagcaatgtgaaccggactgcaacaacctcCTTTGCCTGTCACATAATGAAGGAAACACTGCTCTATGTGGCTTGACTGGTGTGAATACAGTGCTCTGCTATCTGTATCCTGGAGTGTACAATCCTTCTCTCTTCTACATCCTGGGATGCATGTGTACAGTCCTGCTATCGAAgcctgcgcgcgcgcgcgtgtgtgtgtgtgtgtgtgtgtgtgtgtgtgtgtgtgtgtacatccatGCAGCCCGTCTTggtgtgggtgtgtttgtgtgccCTGAGGTGTATGTCCTGGGGTGTGGAGTACAGTCCCGCTTGCTGCCTATACCCTGGCACCCAGTGCTGGGCTCGAAGAGAGACCACAGCAGGGACTAGGAGAGAAGTTCCTGCCTAGAAGTAGGTGGATTTGGTTCCCTCCCAGGTTTCACTAATTACTAGcttagcctcagtttccccatttctAAATGAGGCAAATGTCTGCCCAGCAGCCAACTTCATGAGGCTTGCACTGCAAGTGTCAGTAAGCCCTCGCTGGTTGCCCTTCCCCGGCAGAGGGCTGTGGAGGTGAAGAATGAATGTCACTCTCCCAGGTGGCAGCCACAAGCATGTCAAGGTGCCGTTTTCTACATATGCAGCTCACAACAAGCACTGAGTGTGTGGCTTGTTTATACTAAGAAAACAGTGGGCCCACACCTGACCACATTCTGATGCAGTGGCTCATCCCACTAGACTCCAAAAAGGAGGCCACAGCATTCCAGGTCCTCACACAGAGAAGACCTCAGGAGTctcaggcttcatagacaagggCCTGGGGCCACAGGGAGGGTTGAGAAGTTGGGCTGAGCCCACCCTTACCCTTGACCAGGAAGCCTGGAACCCTGGCTCAGTACAGCTCCTCAGTTATGCTTCTGAGGTCAAAAGGGTAATAAGAGCGAGTAAAGTGAGGCTTTTCAGAGTGGGAGGTGCCCACCTTGGCATTCACTTTGTGaagagggcaggagagacggctcagatgcttacctgcaaagcctaatgacctgggttcaattccccagtacccacataaagccagatgaacaaagtggcacttgcatctggagttcatttgcaatggctagaggccttagtgtgcccattctctctccctccctccctccccctccccccctctctctctcatttgaaaataaataaataaattttttaaaatacataaaaaagaagattccccacccccttttagagatggagagatggataaagaggtgcttccctgcaaagtctaaggctccatgttccactctccaggtcccacgtaagccagatgcacaaggtggtacacacatctgcagttttattgcaatagctggaggacctggcatgccagttgtctctctctctctctcatttgctctctctcaaaaaaaaaaaaaattacaataaataaataaataaataaaggttcttCACTTTGTGAAGGGCCACATGCCTGTGAAAAGCACAGCTGCCTTCCTCTGCATCCACAGGGGCAAAGCAGACAGCCTGCCCGGAAGACACAGAACATGAAGGGACCTCCTAGCTGCCCTGGACCCGGATACCCAGACAGGACACCCTCTTCCCTCAGTGACCATCCAAGCCTAGGCCGAGAACCCTGGCTGACCACACTAGAGATCACCTGGAGGTCACTGCTGGTAGGGGTAGGACAGGCAGGACCCAGTGTGTGGCTATTCATGTCTTCCTTCATGACCCAAACCTCCATGAAACTGTGAGGAGAAGGGGCACGTGGGTCACTCAGCCCCAGCCCCACCTGTCGCATGGGGACCCTGCCTGAtgccactgggtctccacatgGAGATGAGGTCTCTGTACCTACTGTCAGTGCAGAGCATCCTTCTACCACAGAGACTTGTTTAGCAAAGCGCCCTGGGTATCCATGTCCTGTGTGGACATCTGCCAAGGAGTGTGACTAACCCCTGTCTTCAGGGGAGCCGTCATgcaggggaggaagaagaaaacacaggGATCCAAGAGTGACGAGGATGAGGACGGGGTATATTAGATTGTGGGGCTCAACACATGGCCGGCCATATCaagagacctgagttcaaacgATGGCAGCAGGATGGAAGGCAGTAGTGCGTGGTGCAGTAGCTTGAAGAGGCTGAACATTAGGCAGGCCCGTCAAGATTCAACAGATCGACATGCGTTGTCAGGTGGCAGGCAGGCCAAGGAACAAGAGCAAGATAAGCCAGGTGTCCAAAGCGTCATGGCATCAGTGCATACCAGCCAAGGCCCAGGAGGGAAGAAGGCCACACCTGCCAGTGAAGGAAGCTGCCATCTCAGACCTCCCAGACGCTCCAAGGGGCCTGAAACCCACCACACAGTGGTGTCTTTCCCAAGGCCACACAACTTTGAGGCAAGCAGTTAACAAACCAAAGACTAGATGGAGTAGAACTCAGAGCCATGGGTttgttgagggttttttgttACCCTGCAGGTATCTACCCAGCCTAGAACACGAAGTAAGAGGGGCCATATGAAGCTCAAAATGGTACGGAATGGAAGGTCTTTAGTAAACTGACATttgacaggagatgaaccacaAACAACGTCACCTTCAGCCAACTGATAAGTAAGTACTGCACCTGGGCAGGGCAGGAAGACCCCTGAGAAGTCACACAGCACAGATGACCTTCTTGTGGGTTCATGCCCAAACCCACAGGACCTATATCAGTACAAGAGAAATCCCAAGTTACATCTCAGCTAAAGCAGACCACAGACAGGCCCCAGCAGGTGCAAAACTAACCTTTGCGGAGGAGACTCCATGACTTGTCACCCTCACCAAACTGCCACTATTTACCTTCCATGGAGGATGAATGGCTCAGAGCCAAATGTCAGCTGAGTACTGCCTCAAGACAAAGAGCTGTCAAGGGGTTCAGGATACATCAAAAAGGAGGGCATGCAGCTGGACAGAGTGTttggtggttagggcacttgcctgcaaagcccaatggcttgggttttgattccccagcacccatgtaaagccagatgcacaaagtggcacacgcatgcatctggagtccatttgcagaggctggaagccctggtgcacccattctctctatcataataggaggaaaagatcatggcatcaaaataaaagagagactgattgagagggggaggagatatgatggagaatggagtttcaaaagggaaaattgggggatggagggcattaccatgagatattttttataatcatggaagttgttactaaaaaaatttaaaaagaaaaaaaacttggaGCAAAATTGAAAACCTCTTGGACTATAAGTCAATCTCCCAAATACATAGCAGCTTTTAAGGGTGAAAAATCTAACTGGCTAAGGGCTACATTTAACCAGCAAGTAGCTTCTGCCAACCCTAAGAAGCCAGGCTAAACAATGTCTCTCAAGtaagggggctgaagaaatggcttagcagatgaagcgcttgcctgcaaagcctaaggacccattttcaattctccaggttccatgtaagacagatatgcaaggtggcacatgcgtcagacattcatttgcagtgagcagatgccctgacacacccattctctctctctctctctctctctctctctctctctctctctctctctctctctctctctctctctccttccctccctccctctctccttccctccctccctctctccttccctccctccctctctgtgtctcaaataaaaataaataaataagcccagtgtggtggcgcacacctttaatcccaacactcgggaggtagaggtagaaggattgctatgagttcaagaccaccctgagactacacagtgaattccagctcagcctgggctagagggagaccctacctcaaaaaatgaaaaaaaaattttaagagtacttttttaaaactcaaataagaaaaaaataataagtcagCCAAGTCActtaacaaataagcaaaaataaacaaaaaaataataataccagGAAAAGATCAGCATCCAAATTTGCTACAGTCATTTAATTttgaggttttttaaaatatgaaacattgaacaaaatgggaaaatgtgaCTCATGAAGCAGAGAGCAACACAAACTGCCTCTGAGGTAGCCAAAATGTTGGacttaaaataaaagaacttcAATGAACATGTCATAAATTTGTTCAAAAATCAGTGGATAttatatacaaagaaataaaagagctggGATGGTTGGCACACttagtcccagctacttgggaggctgaggtggaagcaCCTCTTGAGCTCAGGAGTTCAACATTAGCTGGCAACATAGTAAGATCCTAGAGAGTAGGCAATGAGGAGActtcatacagggctggagagatggcttagtggttaaggtgcatgcctatgaagcctatggacccaggttcgattctccaggtcccacataagccaactgtacataataaataataaacaaaatagatatataaataataataaacaaattttttttaaaaagtgaagagctagtgggctggagggatggcttagcagttaaggtgttttcctgcaaagccaaaggacccaggttcaattccccaggacccaccttagtcagatgcacaagaggtagcatgcatctggagttcatttgcagtggctggaggccctggtgtgcccattctctctctctctctctctctctctccctctccctctccctctccctctccctctccctctccctctccctctccctccccccctctctcaaataaataaataaataaatataaatatttttaagtaaagggctagaaaaaaagtgaggggctagagagatggcttagcagttaaggcacttgcctgcaaagccttcagacccatgtttgactctccagatcccactttagcaggacgcacaaagatgaggcaagtgcaaggttgtccatgcccactaggaggctcaagcatatggagtttgattgcagtggctgaggacctggtggaccaattccctccttccctccctccctccctccctccctctctctctctctttctctctctttttcactcactTGCTCTCGTTCTTGCtctatttaagaaataaaataaaaaatgaagatgaaataAGCCCTGactgtgatggctcatgcctacaatcccaactgaagtaggaggatggaggagctcagggccagcctggctacagggTGAAAAAAAGAAGGTAGAATAAAGATACTACCAGATAAACAAAGCAATAGCATTGATAGCAGGCCCATGTTACAAGAAATACTAAGGGaggctggagatgcagctcagtggcagaatgcttgtATCTCATGGGCAAGGCCTTAAATTCAATCCACAGTACTCAAAAAAATTACTAAAGGAAGTTCTCCAGGTTGGAAGGCAGTGTCCTCAGACATAAATCTACATGCATGTAGTGGGGACAGAGCACTTGTCAACATAATTATGCAGCTATGAAACACAAGTTAAAGGTCtgtttctcttcatttcttctaTTAACTTAATTTAATTGCAAATTGTGGGGCTCATTGGGTAAAACtatttgctgcacaaacatgaggacctgagtttggtccctagcacccatgtataaAGTTTGGCATGGCCATGAACTCCAGTAACCCCATTGCTGAGCGGGGCAAAGACAGAATTGTTGGGGATCCCTGGTCATCCAGCctgtcccccccaccaaaaaacaaaaacagacagctccaggctcagtgagaaactatttcaaagaaataaggcagaagagctaCAGGGGAGGCCACCCCACAtcctcctctgccctctgcaAATATGAATGTGAGGTAAACACACctgcacacaaatgtgcacacacacaaaatttaaaaatgtaactcaTAGGCTGGACATGATTAcacactcctgtaaccccagcactccagaggcagaggcagga
This genomic interval from Jaculus jaculus isolate mJacJac1 chromosome 16, mJacJac1.mat.Y.cur, whole genome shotgun sequence contains the following:
- the Ramp3 gene encoding receptor activity-modifying protein 3 encodes the protein METRAWRLRLLPLLLLFCGGCARVCCCNETGMLERLPRCGKAFATMMRKVDVWKWCNLSEFMVYYERFTNCTEVETIIVGCYWPNPLAQSFITGIHRQFFSNCTRNRGHWEDPPDEVLIPLIAVPVLLTVVMAGLVVWRSRRTDRLL